A single Alcanivorax borkumensis SK2 DNA region contains:
- the hflK gene encoding FtsH protease activity modulator HflK: MAWNEPGGNKPKDPWGGGGDQGPPDLDEALKNLKDKINNVFGKKGNKAGGGGSRSGGGSPWPMLVIALVIVAIGYGLMGFFQVDQRERAVVLQFGKFDRIVEPGLNWRAPIFEQFEKVDVGQNRRYEITEEMLTKDTNIVSVTLQVQYQVLDPRPFLLKVAQPEEILQHATSSALRHVVGSSSMDDVLKDNREAIRVQVRERLDDYLNRYDTGLVLRQVVLDKTEAPDAVRDAFDDVSKAKEDEDRFKKEAEAYSNAVIPQARGEAQRIEEEALAYKQQVIDEAKGDASRFTDLLTEYRKAPEVTRERLYLETMTQVFSNTSKVMVDVNKGDSLIYLPLDKLMKNSDGKTKAQNPGASASSTTSSAGADDGGSGRSSGRSLYNNRNQELR, from the coding sequence ATGGCGTGGAATGAACCCGGCGGCAATAAGCCGAAGGACCCTTGGGGTGGTGGTGGCGACCAGGGGCCGCCGGACCTAGACGAAGCCCTGAAAAACCTGAAAGACAAGATTAATAATGTTTTCGGCAAAAAAGGTAACAAAGCCGGCGGCGGTGGTAGCCGCAGTGGCGGAGGGTCGCCTTGGCCGATGCTGGTTATCGCGTTGGTTATTGTCGCCATTGGTTATGGCCTGATGGGCTTTTTTCAAGTGGACCAGCGTGAACGTGCTGTGGTGCTGCAGTTTGGTAAGTTCGATCGTATCGTGGAGCCGGGTTTGAACTGGCGAGCGCCTATCTTTGAGCAGTTCGAGAAGGTGGACGTGGGGCAGAACCGTCGCTACGAAATTACCGAAGAAATGCTCACCAAGGACACCAATATCGTCAGTGTGACCTTGCAGGTTCAGTATCAGGTGCTTGATCCGCGCCCGTTCCTGTTGAAAGTGGCGCAGCCTGAAGAAATTCTGCAGCACGCTACCAGCTCGGCGTTACGCCACGTGGTGGGGTCGTCGTCTATGGATGATGTGCTCAAGGATAATCGTGAGGCGATCCGGGTACAGGTGCGCGAGCGCTTGGATGACTATTTAAACCGTTACGACACTGGCTTGGTGCTACGCCAAGTGGTACTGGATAAAACCGAAGCGCCGGATGCTGTGCGTGACGCCTTTGATGATGTGTCTAAGGCCAAGGAAGATGAAGATCGCTTCAAGAAAGAAGCGGAAGCGTACAGCAATGCAGTGATTCCCCAGGCTCGAGGTGAAGCTCAGCGGATAGAAGAAGAGGCGTTGGCTTATAAACAGCAGGTTATTGATGAAGCCAAAGGTGATGCCAGTCGCTTCACCGATTTGCTTACTGAGTACCGCAAGGCTCCGGAAGTGACTCGCGAACGTTTGTACCTGGAAACCATGACTCAGGTCTTCAGCAATACCAGCAAGGTAATGGTCGATGTGAACAAGGGCGACAGCCTAATTTACTTGCCATTGGACAAGCTGATGAAGAATAGCGACGGCAAGACCAAGGCTCAAAATCCCGGGGCTTCAGCGTCCAGCACCACCTCCAGCGCCGGTGCGGATGACGGCGGCAGCGGACGTAGTAGCGGCCGCAGCTTGTACAACAACCGTAACCAGGAGCTGCGCTAA
- the hflX gene encoding ribosome rescue GTPase HflX yields the protein MDLFDRTEQTRTEAGERAILVHLELPDAMGREDLDEFHHLVTSSGVLPVIQLTGKRDRPDPALFIGTGKTDELAAMVSEHQADVVLFNHALSPGQERNLERVVKCRVLDRTGLILDIFAQRARTHEGRLQVELAQLRHLSSRLVRGWTHLERQKGGIGLRGPGETQLETDRRLLRDRIRGIESRLEKVRKQRAQGRRARQRSETPLISLVGYTNAGKSTLFNAITTGDVYVADQLFATLDPTLRKVKVPGVGPAILADTVGFIRHLPHRLVQAFRATLEETVNANLLLHVTDCSAEERDNNVVAVNEVLEEIGGDKLPVLHVYNKVDNLDQPPRLERDEHGQPWRVWVSAQTGDGFDLLFDAIAERLAAGWVDCWVRLPASAGRLRARLHEAGEVLEEQTGNNGDMLLRVNVNRVHFERLLREQGLKEEELVIPAPAVAAEDAPSYNSEHSTNASHH from the coding sequence ATGGACTTATTTGATCGTACAGAACAAACACGCACCGAAGCCGGCGAGCGCGCTATTTTGGTTCATCTGGAGCTGCCTGATGCTATGGGGCGTGAAGATCTGGATGAATTCCATCATTTGGTGACCTCCAGCGGTGTCCTGCCTGTTATCCAGCTGACGGGCAAACGAGACCGGCCTGATCCAGCATTATTTATCGGCACTGGAAAAACCGATGAATTGGCGGCCATGGTAAGTGAGCACCAGGCTGATGTGGTGCTGTTTAATCATGCCCTTAGTCCGGGTCAGGAACGTAATCTGGAACGGGTAGTGAAATGCAGGGTGCTGGACCGCACCGGTTTGATTCTGGATATCTTTGCTCAGCGGGCTCGAACCCATGAAGGGCGCTTGCAGGTGGAGTTGGCGCAACTTCGCCACTTGTCATCTCGGTTGGTGAGAGGCTGGACCCACCTGGAGCGTCAAAAAGGCGGTATTGGCCTGCGCGGCCCTGGTGAGACACAACTGGAAACGGATCGCCGTTTATTGCGTGATCGTATTCGCGGAATCGAATCGCGATTGGAAAAAGTGCGTAAGCAGCGCGCTCAAGGGCGTCGCGCCCGGCAACGGTCGGAAACTCCGCTAATTTCTCTGGTAGGTTATACCAATGCGGGCAAGTCGACCCTGTTCAATGCCATTACTACGGGTGATGTGTATGTGGCAGACCAATTGTTTGCTACCTTGGACCCGACGTTGCGCAAAGTAAAAGTGCCGGGTGTAGGGCCGGCCATTTTGGCAGATACCGTGGGTTTTATCCGGCATTTGCCGCACCGGTTGGTGCAGGCATTTCGAGCCACGCTTGAAGAAACCGTGAACGCTAACCTGTTGCTGCACGTGACTGACTGTAGTGCGGAAGAGCGGGACAATAATGTGGTTGCTGTGAATGAGGTGCTGGAAGAAATTGGTGGCGATAAGCTACCGGTGCTGCATGTTTATAACAAGGTCGATAATCTGGACCAGCCTCCCCGACTGGAGCGTGATGAACACGGCCAGCCTTGGCGAGTGTGGGTTTCTGCGCAAACTGGCGATGGGTTCGATCTGCTGTTTGACGCGATCGCAGAGCGGTTGGCTGCTGGTTGGGTGGATTGCTGGGTGCGGCTGCCCGCTTCAGCGGGGCGTCTGCGCGCTCGTTTGCACGAAGCCGGCGAAGTGCTTGAAGAGCAAACCGGCAACAATGGCGATATGTTGCTGCGTGTTAATGTGAATCGGGTGCATTTTGAACGCCTGCTTCGCGAACAAGGTTTAAAAGAGGAAGAGCTGGTAATTCCGGCACCTGCGGTTGCAGCTGAGGACGCCCCTTCCTACAATTCGGAACACTCGACAAACGCGAGTCATCATTAG
- a CDS encoding adenylosuccinate synthase, which yields MGKNVVILGTQWGDEGKGKIVDLLTDQASLVARFQGGHNAGHTLVIDGKKTVLHLIPSGILREDVQCLIGNGVVLSLEALLKEIGGLEDQGVPVRDRLRLSASCPLILPVHVALDQAREAARGNKKIGTTGRGIGPAYEDKVARRGLRLGDVYQRELFAAKLGEVMDYHNFVLRSYYNAEPVDFQKTLDDTLQLGEDVRSMVTDVTAVLHGARERGENIMFEGAQGTLLDIDHGTYPYVTSSNTTAGGTATGTGFGPLYLDYVLGITKAYTTRVGSGPFPTELFDENGRYLAEKGHEFGSTTGRARRCGWFDAVALKRSIQINSITGLCLTKLDVLDGLEEINICVGYQDAAGNSLECAWDADSYEEVKPVYESLPGWSESTLGVKSEDDLPPNAKAYLKRIEAITGAPIDIISTGPDRVETIIKRHPFS from the coding sequence ATGGGTAAGAACGTAGTCATTCTCGGCACCCAGTGGGGTGATGAAGGCAAAGGCAAAATCGTCGATCTGCTTACCGATCAGGCCTCATTGGTCGCCCGCTTTCAGGGTGGCCATAACGCTGGCCATACCCTGGTGATCGATGGCAAGAAAACGGTCCTGCACCTGATTCCGTCAGGCATTCTTCGTGAAGATGTGCAGTGCCTGATCGGTAACGGCGTGGTGCTTTCTCTGGAAGCCTTGCTTAAGGAAATTGGTGGCCTGGAAGATCAGGGTGTGCCGGTTCGCGATCGCCTGCGTTTGTCCGCCTCCTGCCCGCTGATCTTGCCTGTGCACGTGGCTCTGGATCAGGCTCGGGAAGCGGCCCGTGGCAACAAGAAAATAGGCACCACGGGCCGGGGCATCGGCCCGGCCTATGAAGACAAGGTGGCTCGTCGAGGCTTGCGCCTGGGTGATGTGTACCAGCGTGAGCTGTTTGCCGCCAAGCTGGGCGAAGTGATGGATTACCACAACTTTGTTCTGCGCAGCTATTACAATGCGGAGCCGGTGGATTTCCAGAAAACCCTGGATGACACCTTGCAGCTGGGCGAAGACGTTCGCAGCATGGTGACTGACGTGACGGCGGTGCTGCACGGCGCCCGTGAGCGCGGCGAAAATATCATGTTCGAAGGGGCCCAGGGCACCCTGCTGGATATCGACCACGGCACCTACCCTTATGTCACCAGCTCCAATACCACCGCTGGCGGTACCGCTACCGGCACCGGGTTTGGTCCTCTGTACCTAGATTATGTGCTGGGTATTACCAAGGCCTACACCACCCGGGTGGGGAGTGGCCCGTTCCCCACTGAGTTGTTCGACGAGAATGGCCGCTACCTGGCCGAGAAGGGGCACGAATTTGGTTCTACCACGGGCCGTGCTCGCCGTTGCGGGTGGTTCGATGCGGTGGCGCTGAAGCGCTCCATCCAGATTAACTCCATTACAGGCCTGTGCCTAACCAAGCTGGATGTGCTGGATGGCCTGGAAGAGATCAACATCTGTGTGGGCTACCAGGATGCGGCCGGCAACTCGCTGGAGTGTGCCTGGGATGCGGATAGCTACGAAGAAGTGAAGCCAGTGTATGAAAGCCTGCCGGGCTGGAGCGAATCTACCTTGGGGGTGAAGTCAGAAGATGATTTGCCGCCCAACGCCAAGGCTTACCTGAAGCGTATTGAAGCAATTACCGGTGCGCCCATCGATATTATTTCCACAGGCCCGGACCGTGTGGAAACCATTATCAAGCGCCATCCGTTCTCCTGA
- a CDS encoding ATP phosphoribosyltransferase regulatory subunit: MMNQEEQWLLPDGVEEVLPGRARAIEQLRRQTLDLYQRWGYELVFPPLIEFMESLLNGGGRDLERETFKITDQLTGRLMGVRADITPQVARMDAHSLRRNAPSRLCYCSSALRTRPVVAGGTRLPYQLGVELFGHAGSDSDLEVISLLLETLALSGVEQQVVLDLGHVGLFRGLLEGCDLSETEQNQLEDIYVRKARVELDSFIASHDLPAPAAKALAALPWLAGGVEVLNEARALLSHFSGALAALDELAVLADVLGARGVRLHLDLGELRGYHYHTGCVFAAYLPGESEPVAKGGRYDHIGEVFGRARPATGFSADLKMLAERAQSAALTGILAEGSLQDAAFATRVAALREQGERVVLALPGADNDPAELGCQRRLVAQADGWVVTDL; encoded by the coding sequence ATGATGAATCAGGAAGAACAGTGGCTACTGCCCGACGGGGTAGAAGAGGTCCTCCCGGGTCGCGCCCGGGCCATCGAGCAGCTGCGTCGGCAGACGCTGGATCTGTATCAGCGTTGGGGTTACGAACTTGTTTTCCCGCCGTTGATTGAGTTTATGGAATCCTTGCTGAACGGCGGTGGCCGTGATCTGGAGAGGGAAACCTTCAAGATTACCGACCAGCTCACCGGGCGCCTGATGGGTGTTCGTGCGGATATTACCCCGCAAGTGGCGCGTATGGATGCCCATAGCTTGCGCCGTAACGCACCTTCTCGTCTTTGTTACTGCTCCAGCGCCCTGCGCACCCGGCCGGTGGTCGCCGGTGGCACGCGCCTGCCCTATCAGTTGGGCGTAGAGCTATTTGGTCACGCCGGTTCAGACAGTGATCTCGAGGTGATTTCCTTGCTGCTGGAAACGCTGGCATTGTCAGGCGTCGAGCAACAGGTGGTACTGGATTTGGGCCACGTGGGTTTGTTCCGTGGTCTGCTCGAGGGCTGTGATTTGAGCGAAACTGAGCAGAACCAATTGGAAGATATCTATGTGCGCAAAGCGCGGGTAGAGCTGGATTCTTTTATTGCCAGCCATGATTTGCCTGCGCCTGCGGCCAAGGCCTTGGCCGCCTTGCCTTGGTTAGCAGGTGGCGTGGAGGTGCTCAATGAGGCCCGTGCGTTATTGTCCCACTTCTCTGGCGCCCTAGCGGCATTGGATGAGCTGGCGGTGCTGGCCGATGTGCTCGGCGCTCGAGGGGTGCGGCTGCACCTGGACTTGGGTGAGCTGCGTGGTTATCACTACCACACCGGTTGCGTGTTTGCGGCGTACTTGCCCGGTGAGAGCGAGCCCGTGGCCAAGGGCGGTCGCTACGATCACATTGGTGAAGTATTTGGTCGGGCCCGCCCGGCCACCGGCTTCAGTGCGGATTTGAAGATGCTGGCTGAGCGTGCGCAATCTGCCGCGCTTACCGGTATTCTGGCTGAAGGGTCGCTGCAGGACGCCGCGTTCGCGACTAGGGTTGCGGCTCTTCGTGAGCAGGGCGAGCGTGTGGTGCTGGCCCTTCCCGGTGCAGATAATGATCCGGCTGAACTAGGGTGCCAGCGTCGTCTGGTTGCTCAGGCCGATGGTTGGGTTGTGACCGACCTCTAA
- the hfq gene encoding RNA chaperone Hfq: MSKGHSLQDPFLNALRKERIPVSIFLVNGIKLQGQIESFDQYVVLLKNAVSQMVYKHAISTVVPARNPRATGNPAMAAGATAAPAADEGYGNQ, translated from the coding sequence ATGTCAAAGGGGCACTCGCTACAAGACCCTTTCCTGAACGCGCTGCGTAAAGAGCGTATTCCGGTTTCTATTTTCCTGGTAAATGGGATAAAGCTGCAGGGTCAAATTGAATCTTTTGACCAATATGTCGTGCTGTTGAAAAATGCAGTAAGCCAAATGGTATACAAACACGCTATTTCTACCGTGGTTCCGGCCCGCAATCCGCGCGCAACGGGCAACCCGGCTATGGCTGCGGGTGCTACTGCTGCGCCAGCTGCCGATGAAGGGTACGGCAACCAGTAA
- a CDS encoding DUF2065 domain-containing protein: MDALLNGGSVLIKALCLVLVIEGIPLFLAPGRARRAALQVARLDSRLLRIIGLALMVLGAGLLLLMRS, encoded by the coding sequence ATGGACGCGTTGTTAAATGGCGGAAGCGTGTTGATCAAAGCACTGTGTTTGGTGTTGGTCATCGAGGGTATTCCGTTGTTTCTTGCGCCTGGCCGAGCCCGTCGCGCGGCCCTTCAGGTGGCGCGTCTGGATAGTCGCCTGCTGCGAATTATAGGGCTGGCACTCATGGTATTGGGTGCGGGCTTGTTATTACTGATGCGGTCGTAA
- a CDS encoding PhoX family protein, producing MYRIPFAKTALATKVSAVTLTAILMSACGGDSDSNDPAVPADPVGKSLSFTAVKAPETDLEKRQILASPSVEVDGETYEIGFHTLLRSGDAVNGDVVFGQLVDKMGQPLYGNDGKPSVTDSNEHTSLLPIGDRLFSVSQMETRPGAMFLMELDQNKQTGHLSVKDLWQIDQSGVDGGWVHCAASVTPWNTHLASEEYEPDASERDPVTGEIDGYYEPMADYFGGDLTAMNPYWWGWNIEIAVAAEGDSAPTSDLVKHYAMGRLAFELAYVMPDEKTVYMTDDGTNVGLYMFVADTAGDLSAGNLYATKWNQTSAAGIGEADLEWISLGHASNSDIEALFASPDEPAFTDLFETATMTGEDCPDGFTATASNGNKECLKVKPGMKLAASRLETRRYAALMGATTEFRKEEGVTFDPDGGKLYVAMSEVGRGMEDNSSNDLSTINHVRIAEANKCGGVYALDVAADAGIGSDYVAQNMKGLIAGQPASYPADSPFASYSCDADGLANPDNVTFITGYNTLVIGEDTGSGHQNDVIWSLNLDQVDATDFSAGLTRIQTTPYGSETTSPYWYPNVNGFAYLMSVVQHPYGESDSGKIPDGSLDHRAYTGYIGPFPAMD from the coding sequence ATGTACCGGATTCCGTTTGCCAAAACAGCACTGGCTACCAAAGTCAGTGCTGTAACTTTAACTGCTATTCTAATGTCTGCCTGTGGTGGTGACAGCGATTCTAACGATCCTGCCGTGCCTGCGGACCCGGTTGGAAAAAGTCTTTCCTTTACCGCGGTGAAAGCCCCGGAAACGGATCTGGAAAAGCGTCAGATCCTGGCGTCTCCCTCCGTTGAAGTAGATGGTGAAACCTACGAGATCGGTTTCCATACCCTGCTGCGTTCCGGCGATGCGGTAAACGGGGATGTGGTCTTCGGTCAATTGGTAGACAAAATGGGGCAGCCGCTCTATGGCAACGACGGTAAGCCGAGTGTTACCGATTCCAATGAGCATACCTCCCTGTTGCCGATCGGTGATCGTTTGTTCTCCGTCTCTCAGATGGAAACTCGTCCTGGTGCCATGTTCCTGATGGAACTGGATCAGAACAAACAGACTGGCCATCTTTCAGTCAAGGATCTCTGGCAAATCGATCAGTCCGGTGTGGATGGTGGTTGGGTGCACTGTGCTGCCAGTGTGACCCCTTGGAATACCCATTTGGCTAGTGAAGAGTACGAACCGGATGCTTCCGAGCGTGACCCGGTAACCGGTGAAATTGATGGCTACTACGAGCCGATGGCAGATTACTTTGGGGGTGATCTGACGGCCATGAATCCTTACTGGTGGGGCTGGAATATTGAGATCGCCGTGGCTGCCGAGGGTGATAGTGCACCCACCAGCGATCTCGTCAAACATTACGCCATGGGCCGTCTGGCCTTCGAGCTGGCTTACGTAATGCCTGACGAAAAAACGGTCTACATGACCGATGATGGCACCAACGTGGGCCTCTACATGTTTGTTGCGGATACGGCCGGTGATCTGAGTGCGGGTAACCTTTATGCCACCAAATGGAACCAGACATCGGCAGCGGGTATCGGTGAAGCGGACCTGGAATGGATAAGCCTGGGCCACGCCAGCAACAGCGATATCGAAGCCCTATTCGCCAGCCCTGACGAGCCGGCATTTACTGATCTTTTCGAAACCGCGACCATGACCGGTGAGGATTGCCCGGATGGTTTCACGGCCACTGCATCCAATGGCAATAAGGAATGCCTGAAAGTAAAACCCGGTATGAAGTTGGCGGCATCCCGTCTTGAGACTCGTCGCTATGCTGCGTTGATGGGGGCGACCACAGAGTTTCGTAAAGAAGAAGGTGTGACTTTCGACCCGGATGGCGGCAAGCTTTATGTGGCCATGAGTGAAGTGGGGCGTGGCATGGAGGATAATTCTTCCAACGATCTGTCCACGATCAACCATGTTCGTATTGCCGAGGCCAATAAGTGTGGTGGGGTCTATGCCCTGGATGTTGCCGCCGATGCGGGCATCGGTTCTGATTATGTGGCGCAGAACATGAAAGGCTTGATTGCCGGTCAGCCTGCCAGCTACCCGGCTGATAGCCCGTTTGCCTCTTACTCCTGTGACGCTGACGGCCTGGCCAATCCGGATAATGTGACCTTTATCACTGGCTATAACACCTTGGTTATTGGTGAGGACACTGGTTCCGGGCACCAGAATGATGTGATCTGGTCACTGAATCTGGACCAGGTAGATGCGACGGATTTCTCTGCCGGTCTGACTCGTATCCAGACCACCCCCTACGGGTCGGAAACCACCTCTCCCTATTGGTACCCCAACGTGAATGGCTTCGCCTATCTGATGAGTGTGGTGCAGCACCCCTACGGCGAATCTGACTCCGGCAAGATCCCGGATGGCTCATTGGATCACCGTGCCTATACCGGGTATATCGGTCCGTTCCCGGCCATGGATTGA
- a CDS encoding LptM family lipoprotein, whose product MKKIFFILGMSALVWQLSGCGQSDASQAENLGRLYLSNPAATIPPQCYTKTEDAKGVESNPCYVCHTASKEPNFTNDLDLQLAYDFAGPATVNRWENLFVDRSEAREAISDEAILAYVRTDNYQSGGAVQLAETLTGKLPAHWDGDGNGHWDGYVPDVSYRFDEHGFDLDAEGEPTGWRALAYTPFPGAFFPTNGSADDVLIRLDSPYQQNEKGEPDMRVYRLNLAIVESLIKRESVAIEAVAEAEYGVDLNRNGVLDRATEVVFDWAPLEGREMEYVGLARVAQQQGAAPLSAGAYPLGTEFVHSVRYLDIADDGEVVMAPRMKELRYSRKTRWLTYFQHRELADDELKDAHDFPDRMEPVIGDIERGVGNRRGWRFSGFIEDDQGELRPQSYEELATCAGCHGAVGALTDSTYTMERKLDASQGFQRGWYHWNQKSLGGIPEPQREDGRGEYAFYLEQVGGADEYRSNQEVRERFFDEEGGLRPAMLTQLEGDISALVVPSARRALELNKAYLSVVEEQSYIRGRDAVLAPMVNVHKEVEAGQRTAITEPVTYR is encoded by the coding sequence ATGAAAAAGATTTTTTTTATTCTGGGTATGTCTGCTTTGGTATGGCAGCTGAGCGGTTGCGGCCAATCTGATGCGTCGCAGGCGGAAAATTTGGGGCGCCTGTATTTGTCCAACCCGGCGGCGACGATTCCGCCACAGTGTTATACCAAAACCGAAGATGCCAAGGGGGTTGAGAGTAACCCCTGTTATGTCTGCCATACCGCCAGTAAAGAGCCGAATTTCACTAACGATCTTGATTTGCAGCTGGCCTACGATTTTGCCGGGCCCGCTACCGTCAATCGCTGGGAGAATCTTTTCGTTGATCGCAGTGAAGCGCGTGAAGCGATCAGTGATGAGGCGATTTTGGCTTATGTGCGAACCGATAATTATCAATCCGGGGGCGCGGTGCAGCTGGCCGAAACCCTGACAGGAAAATTGCCTGCGCATTGGGATGGTGATGGTAATGGACACTGGGATGGTTACGTGCCTGACGTGTCCTACCGCTTTGATGAGCATGGCTTTGACCTCGACGCAGAAGGTGAGCCGACGGGTTGGCGTGCATTGGCCTATACGCCGTTCCCGGGGGCATTTTTTCCCACTAATGGTTCTGCGGATGATGTGCTGATTCGCTTGGATTCTCCGTATCAACAGAACGAAAAAGGCGAGCCCGACATGCGGGTTTACCGTCTCAATCTGGCGATTGTGGAGTCGCTGATCAAGCGTGAGAGTGTGGCGATAGAGGCGGTGGCGGAAGCCGAGTACGGGGTCGACTTGAATCGCAACGGTGTACTGGATCGTGCTACTGAAGTGGTATTCGACTGGGCTCCCCTTGAAGGGCGTGAGATGGAGTATGTGGGGCTGGCCAGGGTGGCCCAGCAACAGGGTGCAGCGCCACTGTCAGCAGGGGCTTATCCGCTGGGCACCGAGTTTGTACATAGCGTCCGCTATCTGGATATTGCCGACGATGGCGAAGTGGTTATGGCGCCGCGAATGAAGGAGCTGCGCTACAGTCGTAAAACACGTTGGCTGACATATTTTCAGCACCGGGAGCTGGCGGATGATGAGCTCAAGGATGCCCATGATTTTCCTGATCGCATGGAGCCTGTCATCGGGGATATAGAGCGCGGGGTGGGCAATCGCCGTGGCTGGCGTTTCAGTGGCTTCATCGAGGATGACCAGGGCGAGCTGCGGCCGCAGTCGTATGAGGAGCTGGCCACCTGCGCCGGATGTCATGGGGCTGTGGGTGCGCTGACCGATAGTACCTACACCATGGAAAGAAAGCTGGATGCCAGTCAGGGGTTTCAGCGGGGCTGGTATCACTGGAATCAGAAAAGCCTGGGAGGTATTCCCGAGCCACAACGGGAAGATGGTCGTGGCGAGTATGCGTTTTACTTGGAGCAGGTAGGTGGAGCGGATGAGTACCGGTCCAATCAGGAGGTGCGTGAGCGTTTCTTTGATGAGGAGGGGGGCTTGAGGCCGGCCATGTTGACGCAACTGGAAGGTGATATCAGTGCGCTGGTGGTGCCCTCCGCCCGCCGGGCACTGGAATTGAACAAGGCATACCTGTCTGTCGTTGAGGAGCAGAGTTATATCCGCGGCCGCGATGCGGTGCTCGCCCCAATGGTCAATGTGCACAAAGAGGTGGAGGCCGGGCAGCGTACAGCCATAACCGAACCGGTGACCTATCGCTGA
- the hflC gene encoding protease modulator HflC produces MNNRGWMALLALGVLALLAMDSFFIVNQKEKVVLKQFSRIEKTDIQPGLYFKWPMVEEVVKVDGRALVYDVPTQSFLTAEKKLLNVDAFVIWRISNVQRYIVSVGGGSSNPQVMERRARELLDPRVNEGLRNEFASRTVFQVVAGESDVEKVEGDTAILRDPTTGETVEVPTDQLDESVLRGAGAGQQEGSEPAVDSVANDQREALMDQVRAEVNKSTLEDLGIEVVDIRVKQVDWPEQVRGRVFDRMRAERQRDAAAHRSQGREEAEKIRASADRQRTETLAQSYRKAQSARGEGDAQAAAIYAEAYNQDKEFFRFYRSLRAYKESFDQPEDVLILEPDSDFFRYMKGAKGAP; encoded by the coding sequence ATGAATAATCGTGGATGGATGGCGCTACTGGCCTTGGGCGTGCTGGCTCTTTTGGCGATGGACTCTTTTTTCATCGTAAACCAGAAAGAAAAGGTCGTGCTCAAGCAGTTTAGTCGGATCGAGAAGACCGATATCCAGCCTGGTCTTTACTTCAAGTGGCCTATGGTGGAAGAAGTGGTGAAAGTGGATGGGCGTGCGTTGGTCTATGACGTACCTACCCAGTCTTTCCTTACCGCTGAGAAAAAACTGCTGAATGTTGATGCCTTTGTTATTTGGCGCATCAGTAATGTGCAGCGTTACATCGTTAGTGTGGGGGGCGGTTCTTCCAATCCTCAGGTAATGGAGCGCCGTGCTCGTGAACTGCTGGACCCTCGTGTGAACGAAGGCCTGCGCAACGAGTTCGCTTCACGTACCGTCTTTCAGGTGGTGGCCGGCGAAAGTGACGTGGAAAAGGTGGAGGGCGATACGGCTATCCTCCGTGACCCGACCACTGGCGAAACCGTGGAAGTGCCCACCGACCAACTGGATGAGTCGGTGTTGCGTGGAGCGGGAGCCGGTCAGCAAGAGGGGAGTGAGCCTGCTGTAGATAGTGTGGCCAATGATCAACGTGAGGCGTTGATGGATCAGGTTCGCGCTGAAGTAAACAAGTCGACCTTGGAAGATCTGGGTATTGAAGTGGTGGATATCCGTGTTAAACAGGTGGACTGGCCGGAACAGGTTCGCGGGCGAGTATTCGACCGTATGCGCGCTGAGCGTCAGCGAGATGCTGCGGCTCATCGTTCACAGGGTCGTGAAGAAGCGGAAAAAATCCGTGCCTCTGCAGACCGCCAGCGCACTGAAACATTGGCCCAGTCGTACCGTAAGGCTCAGAGCGCTCGCGGTGAAGGGGATGCGCAGGCAGCGGCAATCTATGCCGAAGCCTACAATCAGGATAAAGAATTTTTCCGTTTCTACCGTAGCTTGAGAGCCTATAAGGAAAGTTTCGATCAGCCGGAAGATGTGCTAATCCTGGAGCCGGATAGCGACTTTTTCCGCTACATGAAAGGGGCGAAGGGCGCGCCTTAA